Proteins encoded by one window of Arachis ipaensis cultivar K30076 chromosome B04, Araip1.1, whole genome shotgun sequence:
- the LOC107636574 gene encoding uncharacterized protein LOC107636574: protein MSRFKHMKETDKNTRYFYNVASTRRKGNQIKALVINGELINVDEATALEVLPSIEEVRESIWDCEYSKAPGSDGYNMNFIKKYWEYIGGEFSAALFGFFETSRLPKDSNMTWVVLASKFVGEKEIKDLRPISMVRCMHEVISKILSRKMQKVMPRMIEETVRNRHIDPTLVGRDNIELSHIQCVNDTILFCPPKEETNVLFIGVQGDTVTSEISRDIIRGESMTSGNLETNN, encoded by the exons ATGTCTCGATTTAAGCATATGAAAGAGACGGACAAGAACACAAGGTACTTTTACAACGTTGCATCAACAAGACGGAAGGGTAACCAGATCAAGGCTTTGGTGATCAATGGTGAACTG ATTAACGTTGATGAAGCCACAGCACTGGAGGTTTTACCATCTATAGAAGAAGTAAGAGAGTCGATTTGGGATTGTGAGTATTCAAAAGCACCAGGAAGTGATGggtacaacatgaacttcataaagaagTATTGGGAATACATTGGTGGAGAATTCAGTGCAGCTCTGTTTGGATTCTTTGAGACATCCAGATTACCTAAAGACTCTAATATGACATGGGTAGTGTTGGCTTCGAAGTTTGTGGGAGAGAAGGAGATTAAGGATTTACGGCCAATTAGCATGGTTAGGTGCATGCACGAGGTGATATCAAAAATTCTGTCAAGGAAAATGCAAAAGGTAATGCCAAG GATGATAGAAGAGACAGTAAGGAACAGGCACATAGATCCAACACTGGTAGGACGAGATAATATTGAGTTGTCTCATATTCAGTGTGTAAATGACACTATTTTGTTTTGTCCTCCAAAAGAAGAGACG AATGTGTTGTTTATTGGGGTGCAAGGCGACACCGTTACCAGTGAAATATCTCGGGATATCATTAGGGGAGAATCCATGACAAGTGGAAACTTGGAAACTAATAATTGA